The sequence ATTCGCCGCGAGGGCCCGGTCAAACCATTTGGAGCGGGGAGGGATAGCTGATGAGCCGCAAATCAGAGGCGTATTTTCGCGACGTTCCCATGAAACCGTATGACTTGCTGCGGGAAGGGCTTGTGGTGTTTTTGTTTCTGGCGGGAATAATCTTCGTGCTGGCCGCTGTCTTCGGTTCGCCGGATTACCCCCCTGTGAACAGTCATGATGTGGCGAAATACCAACCCGTCGCCTATCTCAAGACAACCGCCAATATCCTGGCCGGTAACTCCGGCATCCAGGACTACGGTCCGCCGTATACGTCGGATACCGCCAATGTGCAGCAGGTTCTGTCTCTTGCTCCGGCGGCCTGGTTCGGGGTGCGCTATCCGCTCGATGCTTCCAGGGATTTTGTCCTCAAGCCCCTGGAGCGGGTTGCCGCCATGGACAAGGGGGTGGCCCGCGCCCTCAAGGCCTATGAGGCTGTCGGCCACGACCGGCAACAGACCTGGTTGAAGGCCTACCTTGCCGCCCTTGATAAGGCCGCCGTAAACAATGGCGAGGTGCAGGTACCCGCCGGCGACTACGGCCCGGTCCCCGTTTTGATGAACGGCATGCTCGGACTGGGACGGGCGGGCCTGTTGGAAGGCGCCCTGGATAGCAGTGCCTGGACCCCTTTCAACCTGGATTTCACCAGGTCGCTGTTGTTCTTTTCGGAGGATGTGGACGGTAGTGTGGCGGACAATCTGAATATGTCGGGCGAGCAGATGGGTATCTCCCATGAGACGGGCCCTTTCCCAGGGGCATGGTGGCTTATGCCTTACGCAGCCCTCTACCAGATACCGTTCATGTCCGCATCTCCCAACGCCGATCTGCTGGCGGGCGTGATCATGATTGGACTTTTCCTGGTGCTGCTTTTCATACCCTTTCTGCCGGTCTTAAACCGCGTGCCTTTTTGGGTGAAAATATACAGGATTATCTGGCGCGATTGGTATTCCCGTTCCGGCGAAGACAAGTCGGCGTAGCCGCCTGAAAGGCATGTTCAAAAAAAATCTGCTCTTCAGCAAATTCATACCAAAGTGCTCCGAACCACCCCGGCTTTTTTTCGGCCTGGTATTTGCCAATCTGAAAAACCGGAGATATACTCTAACCAGACACCTCCAGGGAATATCCAGTGCGTAGAGTAAAAAACCATTCATGGACTTTTTACGACACTAAACATAAACCGGTACAAGTAGAGGAGATGTATCCATGTACAAAAGGCAGATAAAGAAAAGGATTTACTGGATGGGAGCCGTTGATTGGGACAGGCGCCTTTTTGATTCTCTCATTCCGCTTCCAGACGGCACTACGTACAATGCCTACCTGGTTGAAGGGAGCGAAAAAACCGCTTTACTGGACACAGTCGATCTGTCCATGGTCGATGAATTGATGGCACAACTGGACGGGGTCCCCAAAATCGACTTTATCATCTCTCATCATGCCGAGCAGGATCATTCCGGGGCCATCCCCCGGGTTCTCGACAGGTTTCCAGAAGCAACAGTGGTCGCGACCCCCAAAGCCAGGGGCATGCTCATTGATCTGCTAAGAATTCCCGAAAACAAATTTGTCACGGTGAAGGACGGCGAGACGCTATCGCTCGGCGACAAGACCCTCAGGTTTATTCACACGCCCTGGGTACACTGGCCGGAAACCATGGTGACCTACCTGGAAGAAGATCGCATCCTTTTCAGTTGTGATTTTTATGGGTCCCATATCGCGACCACCGATCTTTTCGTGAACGACCAAGGACGTGTGTACGAAGCCGCAAAACGCTACTTTGCCGAGATAATGATGCCATTTCGGAATGTGATCGCAAAGAATGTCGAAAAACTCAAAGGATACGACATTCAAATGATCGCCCCTAGCCACGGACAGATCTATGACCGTCCGGCCTGGATCATGGATGCTTACCTGGAGTGGACTCTTGGAACGCCCAAAAACATGGTTGTGCTCCCCTATGTTTCCATGCATGCCAGTACCAGGCTTATGGTGGATTATATGGTGTCCTCTCTGGTGAAAAAAGGGGTGAGTGTTGAGCCGTTTAACCTGACGGTGACCGATATCGGAAAGCTCGCCATGGCGCTGATCGATGGGGGAACGATTGTCCTTGGAACGCCCACGGTCCTGGCCGGCCCTCATCCTCTGGTCGCGTACTGCGCCTTTCTGGCCAATGCCTTGCGGCCCAAGGCTCAATTTCTTTCAATTGTCGGTTCGTATGGATGGGGTGGCAAAACCGTGGAAACGCTTGCGGGGA is a genomic window of bacterium BMS3Abin14 containing:
- the fprA_2 gene encoding nitric oxide reductase, with product MYKRQIKKRIYWMGAVDWDRRLFDSLIPLPDGTTYNAYLVEGSEKTALLDTVDLSMVDELMAQLDGVPKIDFIISHHAEQDHSGAIPRVLDRFPEATVVATPKARGMLIDLLRIPENKFVTVKDGETLSLGDKTLRFIHTPWVHWPETMVTYLEEDRILFSCDFYGSHIATTDLFVNDQGRVYEAAKRYFAEIMMPFRNVIAKNVEKLKGYDIQMIAPSHGQIYDRPAWIMDAYLEWTLGTPKNMVVLPYVSMHASTRLMVDYMVSSLVKKGVSVEPFNLTVTDIGKLAMALIDGGTIVLGTPTVLAGPHPLVAYCAFLANALRPKAQFLSIVGSYGWGGKTVETLAGMIPNLKVEVLDPVLCKGVPSENDFRAMDKLADAIAKKHTQHGFR